A region from the Dromaius novaehollandiae isolate bDroNov1 chromosome 28, bDroNov1.hap1, whole genome shotgun sequence genome encodes:
- the PRKAG1 gene encoding 5'-AMP-activated protein kinase subunit gamma-1: MEGPGPAAESPAEQGPAGPEGESHSGVYSGFMKSHRCYDLIPTSSKLVVFDTSLQVKKAFFALVTNGVRAAPLWDSKKQSFVGMLTITDFINILHRYYKSPMVQIYELEEHKIETWREVYLQDSFKPLVCISPNASLFDAVSSLIRHKIHRLPVIDPDSGNTLYILTHKRILKFLKLFITEVPKPQFMAKTLEELQIGTYSNIAVVRTSTPIYVALGIFVQHRVSALPVVDDSGRVVDIYSKFDVINLAAEKTYNNLDVTVTRALQHRSHYFEGVLKCYKHETLETIINRLVEAEVHRLVVVDESDVVKGIISLSDILQALVLPEGHKP, translated from the exons atGGAG GGTCCCGGTCCGGCCGCGGAGAGCCCGGCGGAgcagggcccggcggggccggaaG GGGAGTCCCACAGCGGCGTCTACAGCGGCTTCATGAAGTCCCACCGCTGCTACGACCTGATCCCCACCAGCTCCAAGTTGGTCGTCTTCGACACCTCATTGCAG GTGAAGAAGGCTTTCTTCGCGCTGGTTACCAACGGCGTGCGGGCCGCCCCGCTGTGGGACAGCAAGAAGCAAAGCTTTGTGG GGATGCTGACCATCACCGACTTCATCAACATCCTGCACCGCTACTACAAGTCCCCAATG GTGCAGATCTATGAGCTGGAGGAGCACAAAATAGAGACGTGGAGAG AGGTCTACTTACAAGACTCCTTCAAGCCGCTGGTCTGCATCTCCCCCAACGCCAG CCTCTTTGACGCCGTCTCATCCCTGATCCGGCATAAGATCCACCGCTTGCCAGTAATCGACCCGGATTCGGGCAACACGCTCTACATCCTCACCCACAAACGCATCCTCAAGTTCCTCAAACTCTTT ATAACGGAGGTCCCAAAGCCTCAGTTTATGGCTAAAACTTTGGAAGAGCTACAGATCGGCACCTATAGCAACATCGCGGTGGTGCGGACCAGCACGCCGATCTACGTGGCTTTGGGGATCTTCGTGCAGCACCGCGTGTCTGCTCTGCCCGTCGTCGATGATTCGG gGCGGGTCGTGGATATCTACTCCAAGTTTGATGTCATT AACCTGGCGGCCGAGAAGACCTACAACAACCTGGACGTGACGGTGACGCGGGCGCTGCAGCACCGCTCCCACTACTTCGAGGGCGTCCTCAAATGCTACAAGCACGAGACGCTGGAAACCATCATCAACCGTCTGGTGGAGGCCGAG gtgcACCGGCTGGTGGTGGTGGACGAGAGCGACGTGGTCAAGGGGATCATCTCTCTCTCGGACATCCTGCAAGCCCTGGTTCTCCCGGAGGGCCACAAGCCCTGA
- the DDN gene encoding dendrin, whose protein sequence is MLGCPGPPEPGAGRLRICERTKLLVVEINTVSCCSLEAGMAAGCRPPLPWTYHSVAGEYAYLEKRFVAELGPPRAPAEPPAPPGPPRPRVLQDSTNRPPPGRQPWPRGRGPSPGAGPPQPAAVPPGGRPGPPSYEAHMLRVAQARRPGPPPYVSPPAYDAPHRTLRPPAPRRSPPPRRGPAAPPARWSHTLPRAAAEARPPRPPPGWGRSQTLPRAAAPRGRQGPRRAPRGHFVIDATRVVIRAEYVPPPRREHVRYLGGGPPARPPGGGDEPPARPALGGPGDATPAASPPPGSPRRGACGSPGGPAGSPGGGRPRRRPPYARRPALYAQDLREAVSRIRRHTAPDSDSEAEGRGGPRAGGGRRRCRGALAYSSSSSSSLEGSGAAACA, encoded by the exons atgctgggctgcccggggccgccggagccgggcgccgggCGCCTGCGGATCTGCGAGCGGACCAAGCTGCTGGTGGTGGAGATCAACACGGTGTCTTGCTGCAGCCTGGAGGCGGGCATGGCCGCGGGGTGCCGGCCCCCCCTGCCCTGGACCTACCACAGCGTCGCCGGCGAGTACGC GTACCTGGAGAAGCGCTTCGTGGCGGagctgggccccccccgggcgccggctgagcccccggcgccccccggccccccccggccccgggtgCTGCAGGACTCCACCAACCGCCCCCCGCCGGGGCGCCAGCCttggccccggggccgggggccctcgccgggggccggccccccccagccgGCGGCGGTGCCCCCGGGGGGCAGGCCCGGCCCCCCCAGCTACGAGGCCCACATGCTGCGGGTGGCCCAGgcccggcggccgggcccccccccgtaCGTGTCGCCCCCCGCCTACGACGCGCCCCACCGCACCctgcggccccccgcgccccgccgcagccccccgccccgccggggccccgccgcccccccggcccgctgGAGCCACACGCTGCCCCGGGCGGCCGCCgaggcccggcccccgcggccccccccgggctggggccgcagccagacgctgccccgcgccgcggcaccCCGGGGTCGCCagggcccgcggcgggcgcccaGGGGCCACTTCGTCATCGACGCCACCCGCGTGGTGATCCGGGCCGAGTacgtcccgccgccccgccgcgagcACGTCCGCTACCtcggcggcggccccccggcccggccccccggggggggcgacgagcccccggcccgcccggcgctggggggtcccggggacgCCACCCCCGCGGCCtcgcccccccccggcagcccacGGCGGGGGGCGTGCGGCTCgcccggggggccggcgggctcgcccggggggggccggccgcggcggcggcccccctacgcccggcgcccggcgctgtACGCGCAGGACTTGCGGGAGGCGGTGTCGCGCATCCGGCGGCACACGGCGCCCGACTCGGACTCGGAGgcggagggccggggggggccgcgggccggggggggccggcgccgctgccgcggggcccTGGcctacagcagcagcagcagcagcagcctcgaGGGCTCCGGGGCCGCCGCCTGCGCCTAG